TTCCCACCGGGGCAAGGATTACAGTGAACGTACCTAATCATTCAAGGAGTGCTTGCCATGTATCAGTTACAAGTTGAAAACATGAGCTGCGGCCATTGCGTCGGCTCGGTCACGAAAGCGGTGCAGGCCATCGATCCGCAAGCCCAGGTGCAGATCGACCTGGCCAGCAAGCGCGTCACGGTGGAATCACCCGCCGAACTGGGCGCCATCAGCGCCGCCATCGTGGAGGCGGGCTACCCCGTTACCAGCGCGCAGTAACAGCCACAACAGCATTACGACAGCCGGCCTTTGCGCCGGCTGTTTTTTTATCCGTCCAGCTCGGGATAGTGGCGGAAGATGCCTTCCTCATTGAATGCAATTCTGCGCTTCGACTGCAGGTAGCGGGCGATGTTCGGCCGCGCCGCCACCATATCGTGCAGCTCGGACAGGAACGGATATTCGGGTGCCAGGCGCGCCATGGCTTGCGGAAACGCATAACGCAAGCCGGCCAGCATCTGGAACAGCGACAGGTCGCCATACGTGAGCTTTGCGCCCACCAGATACTGGCCCCGGCTGCGATTATTCAGCAGGACCTGGGTAAAATAATCGAGGAATTTCGGCAGCCGTGTTTCGCGGAAATCCGCGCTGCGCAGCATGGCCGCCTGTTTCTGTTCCTCATAATATTGATTCATCGACAGCGGATGGTGCGTGTCGTGCACTTCCGTCAGCCAGTCGGCCATGGTCAGTTGCAGCTGGTTCAGCCATAAACGGCCGCTTTCCGCGCGCGGCGCCAAGCCCAGGCGCCGGCCCAGATACAAGAGGATATTCGTCGTCTGGCCGATCAGCATGTCGCCGTCGCGCAGCACGGGCGGTGCGTAGGCGGCCTGTGGCGTAGCACCGCCATCGAGGCAGGCCAGCATGGCGGGAACGCCTTGCCCCTTGCGTTCAGGCAAACGGGCGATGTCGCGGTAGTCGGCGCCCGCCTCTTCCAGGGCCAGGCGGATGAATTCGCCGCGTCCCTGTATCGTGGGCCAGTAATACAGTTCATACGCCATACGCACCTCCGTTGATTTAACTCAATGGCAGCAAGCCTTCGCTTCCGTTTCACCGGCCAGCCCCAGGCTTTGCAGGATGGGGCAATCGGGCTTGTCATCGCCATGGCACGACTGCGCCAGGTGAGCCAGCGTGTCGCGCATTTCCGTCAGTTCGGCGATGCGCTTGT
This window of the Janthinobacterium agaricidamnosum genome carries:
- a CDS encoding heavy-metal-associated domain-containing protein codes for the protein MYQLQVENMSCGHCVGSVTKAVQAIDPQAQVQIDLASKRVTVESPAELGAISAAIVEAGYPVTSAQ
- a CDS encoding glutathione S-transferase, which produces MAYELYYWPTIQGRGEFIRLALEEAGADYRDIARLPERKGQGVPAMLACLDGGATPQAAYAPPVLRDGDMLIGQTTNILLYLGRRLGLAPRAESGRLWLNQLQLTMADWLTEVHDTHHPLSMNQYYEEQKQAAMLRSADFRETRLPKFLDYFTQVLLNNRSRGQYLVGAKLTYGDLSLFQMLAGLRYAFPQAMARLAPEYPFLSELHDMVAARPNIARYLQSKRRIAFNEEGIFRHYPELDG